In Bacteroidales bacterium, a single genomic region encodes these proteins:
- a CDS encoding GNAT family N-acetyltransferase, translating to MSEEWIVVLDALGRKYFIVELRTLLFPSHFSIYLFKITIHFTMEVKITLATKSHHIYAESICKIIENAAKIKGTGIAIRQTDYIIQKMEDGKAIIALDGDKAVGFCYIESWEGQKYVANSGLIVHPDYRKTGLAKSIKLATFELSKKKFPKAKLFGITTSLAVMKINSDLGYKPVTFSELTKDQTFWEGCKTCPNYDILERTDKTLCLCT from the coding sequence CCTTAGGGCGTAAATATTTTATAGTGGAGTTACGTACTCTGCTTTTTCCCAGTCATTTTTCAATTTATTTATTCAAAATCACAATCCATTTTACTATGGAAGTTAAAATTACTTTGGCGACTAAAAGTCATCATATATATGCAGAGTCTATTTGCAAGATAATAGAAAATGCAGCAAAAATAAAAGGTACAGGTATTGCCATTCGGCAAACCGATTACATTATTCAGAAGATGGAAGATGGAAAGGCAATCATCGCTTTAGATGGTGATAAAGCTGTTGGCTTTTGTTATATCGAGAGTTGGGAAGGACAAAAATATGTTGCCAATTCCGGACTTATCGTACATCCCGATTATAGAAAAACAGGTTTAGCCAAATCTATAAAACTAGCCACCTTTGAACTCTCAAAAAAGAAATTCCCTAAAGCCAAGCTTTTTGGTATCACCACGAGTTTAGCCGTTATGAAGATAAATTCAGATCTAGGCTATAAACCAGTTACATTTTCAGAGCTCACCAAAGATCAAACTTTTTGGGAGGGTTGTAAAACCTGTCCTAATTACGATATCCTCGAACGCACGGATAAAACGCTCTGTTTATGCAC